One Phaseolus vulgaris cultivar G19833 chromosome 2, P. vulgaris v2.0, whole genome shotgun sequence DNA window includes the following coding sequences:
- the LOC137809013 gene encoding uncharacterized protein, with product MAASKAEQERMQANLTASQARNDELHRTNEELRHRWRDIDEPETATPPREFSTPFSQAILETAIPNTFTGPKVTFTGIEDPEAHLTAFHTQMMMVGGSDAVRCKLFMSTLTGMAMDWFVSLLEGHTTSFTQLSQLFREQYLANRAPPLVSYDLFDVKQYQGETLKEYISRFGAHVVKVGTKEEPMIVYAFRKGVCPGPFCESLIRNCPKTFAEIRRRAVEHFASEGEVYEKRTTVTPARPRVHMRTQLSRVHEAATERKNQDRKCTYEARRTQPRGRAEGRREGNRPLRHNFVVELKDLIVVPNIANRLRPPVKSDKVLGPYKESWCEFHEAFGHHINNCLALGYQLDELVKNGFLKDYLVGSTTTTTMAIPKEGQAHEIPTHGEIHNISGGFSGGRPTASQRKKYVRSVSSVAEEFPDDP from the coding sequence atggcagcatcGAAAGCAgagcaagaacgcatgcaggcgaaTCTCACAgcatctcaggcgagaaacgatgagctccaccgcACCAACGAGGAACTACGCCACAGGTGGCGCGACATAGACGAGCCTGAGACTGCCACCCCACCAAGAGAATTCTCAACGCCATTCTCACAGGCGATCCTAGAGACAGCGATCCCCAACACCTTCACGGGGCCCAAagtaaccttcacagggatagaggaccctgaggcgcacctcaccgcgttccacacgcagatgatgatggtaggcggctctgatgccgtaaggtgcaagctcttcatgagcaccttgactgggatggccatggactggttcgtcagcctCTTAGAGGGTCATACCACGTCCTTCACACAGCTGTCACAGttattcagagagcagtatctAGCCAACAGGGCTCCACCCCTAGTTTCAtacgacttgttcgacgtgaagcaatatCAAGGTGAGACTTTGAAggagtacataagccgctttggggcccatgtggtgaaggttggcaccaaggaggagcccatgatcgtgtacgcattcagaaAGGGGGTGTGTCCTGGGCCTTTCTGCGAATCACTCATTCGCAACTGCCCCAAGACTTTTGCTGAAATAAGGCGTCGTGCAGTAGAGCACTTTGCCTCAGAGGGGGAGGTGTACGAGAAACGCACAACTGTCACACCCGCACGCCCGAGAGTGCATATGCGCACACAACTCTCTAGGGTCCACGAAGCCGCCACAGAGAGAAAGAACCAAGACAGGAAGTGCACCTACGAGGCAAGGAGGACCCAGCCTAGGGGTCGagcagaaggaaggagagagggaaatagaccCCTGAGGCAcaatttcgtggttgagcttaaagacctcatcgttgtgcccaacatagctaacaggttgaggccaccagtgaagtctgacaaggtgctgggaccctACAAAgaatcatggtgcgaatttcacgaggcatTCGGGCATcatattaacaactgcttagcactgggctatcagttggatgagcttgtgaagaatggtttcctaAAAGATTATCTCGTTGGGTCTACTACAACCACAACCATGGCGATACCAAAGGAGGGTCAAGCACACGAAATACCGACTCACGGAGAAATACACAACATTTCTGGAGGCTTTTCCGGAGGAAGACCCACTGCCTCTCAGCGTAAGAAATATGTGAGGTCAGTGAGTTCAGTTGCCGAGGAGTTTCCGGATGACCCGTAG
- the LOC137810600 gene encoding plant-specific TFIIB-related protein PTF2, translated as MSPPCSYCGETSFIRDDDSGELICSSCGGIQQFDQFEAQIGGIDGPQGSFIHVGTAGSGSEYSYRERKLFAAKSTIEEVTYSLGLSSKNVDVRSMVHTITEGEFGQGEWFRVLIGACAYVIMRREDRPLPMAEVASTVGCDVYEIGRMIQRVVDFLDLRPDFPEFDIVHSLERTIKNSCLFASVERGVIERMRKQGVFLIQCAVKWFLSTGRRPLPLVVAVLVFVAELNGVVVGMEELAKEVHARVSTSRLRYKELLETLVKAAQVLPWGKDVTVKNIMKNAPLVIQYMERKIMLNPGEIQEKRKGLDRAAVDLEDVVAECLRHDDEFEYGVDGVTSRKDLQYFSLESKTVGDADRMQISRECLSVMYKKFLDQNRCAESLIGSGNARKRISFQFDLLECREWWDGKSELSKKLMLKELMEKDVGVHTMPPSFVNGQLKCQMRQKRINAAKLRINRIMHPLDADLGDAEIPVPLDSSCPKRRRKRKGMVVDDVDWEDLIIETLVLHKVKDEEIEKGHYNTLLDLHVFNSGIV; from the coding sequence ATGTCTCCTCCTTGCAGCTATTGCGGCGAAACCTCGTTCATCCGCGACGATGATTCTGGCGAGTTGATCTGTTCCTCGTGCGGTGGCATTCAGCAATTCGACCAATTCGAAGCCCAAATCGGCGGCATCGATGGTCCCCAGGGTAGCTTCATCCATGTCGGCACTGCCGGTTCCGGCAGCGAATACTCTTACAGAGAGAGGAAACTCTTTGCCGCGAAAAGCACCATCGAGGAAGTAACCTACAGCTTAGGGTTATCTTCCAAGAACGTCGACGTCAGGAGTATGGTGCACACCATCACCGAGGGTGAGTTTGGCCAGGGCGAGTGGTTCCGCGTGCTCATCGGCGCGTGCGCGTATGTTATCATGCGGAGGGAGGACCGGCCCTTGCCCATGGCGGAGGTCGCCTCCACGGTGGGGTGCGACGTGTATGAAATCGGTAGGATGATTCAGCGTGTTGTTGATTTTTTGGATCTGAGGCCTGATTTTCCCGAGTTTGACATTGTGCATTCGTTGGAACGGACAATTAAAAATTCGTGTCTCTTTGCCTCTGTTGAGAGGGGTGTGATTGAGAGGATGCGGAAGCAGGGGGTGTTTTTGATTCAGTGTGCGGTGAAGTGGTTTTTGAGTACCGGCCGCCGTCCGCTTCCGCTGGTTGTGGCGGTGTTGGTGTTTGTGGCGGAGTTGAATGGGGTCGTGGTGGGGATGGAGGAATTGGCTAAGGAGGTTCATGCTAGGGTTTCAACTAGTCGGCTTAGATATAAGGAGttgcttgagacgcttgtgaaGGCTGCGCAGGTGTTGCCTTGGGGTAAGGATGTTACTGTTAAAAACATTATGAAGAATGCGCCTTTGGTGATTCAGTATATGGAGAGGAAGATTATGTTGAATCCTGGGGAGATTCAGGAGAAGAGGAAGGGTCTTGATCGAGCTGCGGTGGACTTGGAGGATGTGGTTGCCGAATGCTTGAGACATGACGATGAATTTGAATATGGCGTTGATGGTGTGACTTCGCGTAAGGATTTACAATACTTTTCGTTGGAGAGTAAAACTGTTGGAGATGCTGACAGAATGCAGATCTCCCGTGAATGTTTGTCTGTGATGTATAAGAAGTTTTTAGATCAAAATCGTTGTGCTGAGTCGTTGATAGGGAGTGGGAATGCTCGAAAAAGGATTAGTTTTCAATTTGATTTGCTAGAGTGTAGGGAGTGGTGGGATGGAAAATCTGAATTGAGCAAGAAGCTAATGCTTAAAGAACTAATGGAGAAGGATGTTGGTGTGCATACAATGCCACCATCATTTGTCAATGGTCAATTGAAATGTCAAATGAGGCAGAAGAGAATCAACGCTGCTAAGTTGCGGATAAACCGAATTATGCATCCATTAGATGCTGATCTAGGTGATGCTGAGATTCCTGTCCCTTTAGATAGCTCTTGTCCTAAGAGaaggaggaaaagaaaaggaaTGGTAGTTGACGATGTTGATTGGGAAGACCTTATTATTGAGACCCTTGTTCTTCATAAAGTAAAAGATGAGGAAATTGAGAAGGGGCACTACAATACCTTACTCGATCTACATGTGTTTAACTCTGGCATTGTATGA
- the LOC137809012 gene encoding uncharacterized protein: MVRWAAELSEFGIQYEPKGFIKGQVYADFVAELSPGGDPQEVELGTKWMLSVDGSSNQQGSGAGIILEGPNGVLIEQALRFAFKASNNQAEYDALIVGMLLAKEMGAQSLLAKSESQLVTGQVTGEYQAKDPQMAAYLRYVEVLKGAFAAFELVHVPREQNARADLLAKLASSGKGGRQRTVIQETLKTPQKFVADNRVDVLHISTARGRPRSHRSLIQDTVRAPRISTYATSPEEEKSVHVCALEEGDTWMTPYRRYIADGILPAEPEKGKKVKRNAARPVPTGDKADEVPDRRYRVRHQVDRGRTSGTDHCAQESANRVLLRGHKRRLDKAKGAWAEEVPRIVWAYHTTPQSSTMETPFSLVYGSNAMIPVEIHESSPRFLSFVTEELNEERRMNLDLLDEAREEAKIKAEAVKRRVEHQYSSKVKPRQFQVGDLVMRKAHPYELVNKLSPKWTGPFRVIKAKGNGSYNLKTLERGSIPRSWNATNLKFYFS; encoded by the exons atggttcgctgggcggcggagctgtcagagtttggtATCCAGTATGAACCCAAGGGATTCATCAAGGGGCAAGTCTATGCTGATTTCGTGGCAGAGTTATCACCAGGAGGAGATCCTCAAGAGGTAGAGTTGGGGACAaagtggatgctctcagtggatgggtcctccaaccagcaggggagtggcgctggaataatcttggagggacctaacggagtgttgatcgagcaagctttACGCTTCGCCTTTAAAGCAAGTAATAACCAAGCGGAGTACGACGCGTTGATTGTTGGGATGCttttggctaaagaaatgggcgctcaaagcctcttggcaaagagtgaatcacaattggtcacagggcaagtaacgggggagtatcaggcaaaggatccacagatggccGCATACTTGAGATACGTCGAGGTGTTGAAGGGAGCCTTCGCtgcgtttgagctggtgcatgtccctagggagcaaaatgccagagctgacctgcttgccaagctggccagctcaggcaaggggggaaggcagaggactgtcatccaagagacgctcaaaacgCCGCAAAAGTTTGTGGCAGACAACAGGGTAGATGTCCTTCACATTAGCACGGCAAGAGGAAGGCCAAGGAGCCACCGCTCTTTGATTCAAGATACGGTGAGGGCACCCCGCATCAGCACCTATGCGACCTcgccagaagaagaaaaaagtgtACATGTATGTGCTTTGGAGGAAGGCGACACAtggatgaccccttacaggCGATACATAGCGGATGGAATCCTCCCAGCGGAACCAGAAAAAGGCAAGAAGGTCAAGAGGAACGCCGCAAG gcccgttcccactggcgataaggcagatgaagtacctgatCGTCGCTATCGAGTAcgtcaccaagtggatagaggcagaaccagtggcacagatcactgcgcacaag AATCAgcaaatagagttttgctgagagggcATAAGAGAAGGTTAGATAAAGCTAAGGGGGCATGGGCCGAagaagtgccaaggatcgtgtgggcttaccacaccacgcctcaatcttccaccatggagacgccgttcagtTTGGTTTATGGGTCAAACGCCATGATCCCGGTGGAGATTCACGAGAGCTCACCCCGTTTTCTGAGCTTTGTGACAGAAGAACTCAACGAAGAGAGAAGGATGAATCTGGACCTATTGGATGAAGCTAGAGAAGAGGCGAAAATAAAGGCTgaggctgtgaagagaagagtggagcatcaatacagctctaaggtaaagccgcgacaattccaggttggtgacctagtcatgaggaaggctcacccttacgagttggtgaacaagttatctcccaagtggactgggcCCTTCAGAGTAATCAAAGCCAAGGGAAATGGTTCGTATAATCTAAAGACTCTGGAAAGAGGCTCCATCCCACGCAGTTGGAACGCgacaaatttaaagttttattttagttga
- the LOC137809011 gene encoding uncharacterized protein, translating into MGAFLTIALEWRAQAKNAAFDAQSLQALKQEATTLKEEKETWGRQEEAYKASLKLAQEAKDEADKQLLEAEEIQAELYVAKASEELQKELEDQCSDPEQKLEKMEDELAAKVEAFDLLQVEHDKLQTEVNRLQVEKEALEKQLASEDFTIEELEKAKKELIDDMADTFEEGFKDALAQAACENPEINISNCDSGSHIVDGKVVPLDLGK; encoded by the exons ATGGGGGCCTTCTTGACTATTGCTCTCGAGTGGCGTGCTCAAGCAAAAAATGCCGCCTTCGACGCACAATCCCTCCAGGCCCTTAAGCAGGAAGCGACCACTctgaaggaggagaaggaaACCTGGGGGCGCCAAGAGGAGGCCTACAAAGCCTCTTTAAAGTTGGCTCAAGAGGCCAAGGATGAGGCTGACAAGCAGCTGCTTGAAGCGGAGGAAATCCAGGCTGAACTCT ACGTGGCCAAGGCTTCCGAGGAGCTTCAGAAGGAGCTGGAAGATCAGTGCTCCGATCCGGAGCAAAAGCTGGAGAAGATGGAGGATGAATTGGCGGCTAAGGTCGAGGCTTTCGACCTTCTCCAGGTTGAGCATGACAAGCTCCAAACTGAGGTCAACAGGCTTCAGGTGGAGAAGGAAGCTCTGGAGAAGCAGCTAGCCTCCGAGGACTTCACGATAGAAGAGCTGGAGAAGGCCAAGAAAGAGCTCATTGACGATATGGCCGACACCTTTGAAGAGGGGTTCAAGGATGCTTTGGCCCAAGCCGCCTGTGAAAACCCAGAGATCAATATTTCCAATTGCGACTCTGGCAGTCATATCGTCgatgggaaggtcgtgcccCTTGACCTTGGGAAATAA